A genome region from Salvia splendens isolate huo1 chromosome 19, SspV2, whole genome shotgun sequence includes the following:
- the LOC121780451 gene encoding probable calcium-binding protein CML13, producing MGKDLSEDQVSSMKEAFTLFDTDGDGKIAPSELGILMRSLGGNPTQAQLKSIIAEEKLSAPFDFPRFLGLMSKHLKPEPFDRQLRDAFKVIDKDGTGCVVVSDLRHILTSIGEKLEPAEFDEWIREVDIGSDGKIRYEDFIARMVAK from the coding sequence ATGGGGAAAGATCTGAGCGAAGATCAGGTTTCCTCAATGAAGGAGGCCTTCACGCTGTTCGACACCGACGGCGACGGCAAGATTGCCCCGTCGGAGCTCGGAATCCTGATGCGGTCGCTCGGCGGAAACCCTACGCAGGCGCAGCTGAAGTCGATCATCGCCGAGGAGAAGCTCTCCGCGCCGTTCGACTTCCCTCGCTTCCTCGGCCTCATGTCGAAGCATTTGAAGCCGGAGCCGTTCGATCGCCAGCTGCGCGACGCATTCAAGGTGATCGACAAGGACGGGACCGGATGCGTCGTCGTTTCGGATCTCAGGCACATCCTGACCAGCATCGGGGAGAAATTGGAGCCTGCGGAGTTCGACGAGTGGATCCGAGAGGTGGATATCGGATCCGATGGCAAGATCCGGTACGAGGACTTCATTGCGCGCATGGTAGCTAAGTGA
- the LOC121778708 gene encoding somatic embryogenesis receptor kinase 1-like yields the protein MGFSPFPFLLTLLLTFAAADELTSLLDLKASLDPENLHLGSWVVSGDPCGGTFEGVACNERKKVANITLQGKGLAGKLSPAVGGLQHLTGLYLHYNSLYGDIPVELASLTELTDLYLNVNNFSGEIPPELGNMQNLQVLQLCYNQLTGSIPTEIGSLKKLNVLALQSNLLSGAIPARLGNLGVLMRLDLSFNCLFGSIPTKLADAPLLEVLDVRNNSLSGNVPLALKRLVDGFQYDNNPGLCGSGFASLRSCTDSERPNSERPEPYAGGGDGLSTKNIPETADLNLNCSQSSCSKKSKTSLAVGVVVASVVASAVGILMFALYRRRKQKLGSAFEMSESRLSTHRVKEGYRKNGSSPLFSLEYSNGWDPLAEDRRFGGMQEAMQSFRLNLQEVETATQYFADKNLLGRSNYSVTYRGTLRDGSAVAVKRIMKSSCKSEEAEFLKGLNILTSLRHENSVMLRGFCCSRGRGECFLVYDYIPNGSLFRYLDVKEGEGDVLEWSTRVSIINGIAKGVEYLHGCKANKPAMVHQNITSKNVLINQWSKPLLSDSCLHKLLTDDTVFSALKASAAMGYLAPEYTNTGCFTEKSDVYAFGVLLFKILSGKRKYVASMRASAESSNLNFIDANLHGAFKESEAAMLANLAVVCTHESPEERPSVETIVRELCH from the exons ATGGGTTTCTCTCCTTTCCCATTTCTACTCACTCTCCTGCTCACATTCGCCGCCGCCGACGAGCTCACCTCGCTGCTCGACCTCAAAGCCAGCCTCGACCCGGAAAACCTGCATTTGGGCTCATGGGTCGTCTCCGGCGACCCGTGCGGCGGCACCTTCGAGGGAGTCGCCTGCAACGAGAGAAAGAAGGTGGCCAACATCACACTGCAGGGGAAAGGGCTCGCCGGAAAACTGTCGCCGGCGGTGGGAGGACTGCAGCACTTGACCGGTTTGTATCTGCATTACAATTCCTTGTACGGAGACATACCTGTGGAGTTGGCTAGCTTGACTGAGCTCACCGATTTGTACCTCAATGTGAATAATTTCTCCGGCGAGATTCCGCCGGAGCTCGGAAACATGCAGAATCTTCAAG TTTTGCAGCTGTGTTATAACCAGCTGACAGGGAGTATACCCACAGAGATAGGTTCTCTGAAGAAGCTGAATGTTCTAGCTCTCCAATCCAATTTGTTGAGTGGTGCAATCCCAGCCAGATTGGGCAATTTGGGAGTCTTGATGAGGCTAGACCTCAGTTTCAACTGCCTCTTCGGATCAATCCCTACCAAGCTGGCTGATGCACCATTGCTCGAAGTTTTGGATGTTCGGAACAACAGCCTCTCTGGCAATGTGCCTCTTG CTCTGAAGAGGCTGGTGGATGGGTTTCAGTATGATAACAATCCTGGGCTGTGTGGGTCTGGTTTCGCTTCTCTGAGGAGCTGTACTGATTCGGAACGTCCCAACTCGGAGAGGCCGGAGCCTTATGCAGGAGGAGGGGATGGTCTCTCAACCAAGAATATACCAGAGACTGCTGATCTGAATTTGAACTGCAGCCAGAGTTCTTGCTCCAAGAAATCTAAGACCTCTTTGGCTGTTGGCGTAGTGGTAGCTTCTGTTGTTGCGTCGGCTGTAGGCATTCTGATGTTTGCACTCTACCGCAGGCGGAAGCAGAAGCTTGGTAGTGCATTTGAAATGTCTGAGAGCCGGCTCAGTACTCACCGTGTGAAGGAGGGTTATAGAAAGAATGGATCTTCTCCACTTTTCAGCCTTGAGTACTCGAATGGATGGGATCCATTGGCTGAGGATCGCCGTTTTGGTGGCATgcaagaagctatgcagagtttTAGGCTTAACCTGCAAGAGGTCGAGACAGCTACTCAGTACTTTGCTGATAAGAATTTGCTAGGGAGGAGTAACTACTCAGTGACGTATAGAGGCACTTTAAGAGATGGATCCGCTGTTGCGGTTAAGAGGATTATGAAGAGTAGCTGCAAGTCGGAGGAAGCTGAGTTCTTGAAGGGATTGAACATCCTCACTTCGTTGAGGCACGAGAATTCGGTGATGCTTAGAGGGTTTTGCTGCTCTAGAGGCCGCGGTGAATGCTTCCTCGTTTATGATTACATACCAAATGGGAGTTTGTTCCGTTATCTTGATGTCAAGGAGGGCGAAGGCGATGTTCTCGAATGGTCCACCAGAGTTTCTATAATCAATGGGATTGCCAAAG GCGTAGAGTATCTGCACGGGTGCAAGGCGAACAAGCCGGCTATGGTTCATCAGAACATCACAAGCAAGAACGTGCTCATCAACCAGTGGTCAAAGCCCTTGCTATCGGACTCGTGCCTGCACAAGCTTCTCACTGATGACACGGTCTTCTCGGCTCTCAAGGCCAGTGCTGCCATGGGGTATCTTGCTCCCGAGTACACAAACACTGGCTGTTTCACTGAGAAAAGCGACGTGTACGCTTTTGGGGTGCTTCTCTTCAAGATCCTGTCTGGGAAGAGGAAATATGTGGCTTCTATGCGCGCTTCTGCTGAGTCGAGCAACCTGAACTTCATAGATGCTAATCTCCACGGGGCGTTCAAGGAATCTGAAGCTGCTATGCTTGCAAATCTTGCTGTCGTGTGCACCCACGAATCTCCAGAAGAGAGGCCGTCTGTGGAGACAATTGTACGCGAACTCTGTCACTAG
- the LOC121778856 gene encoding uncharacterized protein LOC121778856 yields the protein MACWSAENATNAYLRTMKMGKSAKEPNAAEFISAMAAGNNAQLMVVACSGAADSTALALLAAAQQTGGRLVCIVRGRDELLTSAAALGQNAGSIEFVAGDAKAILPGYYKDSDFIAIDCNLESHEEIIGASVREAHGNAIVLGYNAFCRETWRSSPSRTQLLPIGEGLLLTRVAAPAAVKRGKSNWIVKVDQCTGEEHVFRVRSSVGRSIRA from the exons ATGGCTTGCTGGTCTGCTGAAAATGCCACCAATGCCTATCTTAGAACCATGAAAATG GGAAAGAGTGCTAAAGAGCCAAATGCAGCAGAGTTCATCTCAGCCATGGCAGCAGGGAACAATGCTCAGCTCATGGTGGTTGCCTGCAGCGGAGCTGCAGACTCCACCGCCCTCGCCCTCCTCGCTGCAGCGCAGCAGACGGGAGGGCGCCTCGTCTGCATTGTCCGAGGGCGGGATGAGCTCCTGACCTCCGCAGCCGCCCTCGGCCAGAATGCAGGCAGCATTGAGTTCGTGGCAGGGGACGCCAAGGCGATCCTGCCCGGCTACTACAAGGACTCGGACTTCATCGCCATCGACTGCAACCTCGAGAGCCACGAGGAGATCATAGGGGCCTCTGTTCGAGAGGCGCACGGGAACGCCATCGTGCTCGGGTACAACGCCTTCTGCAGGGAGACGTGGCGCAGCAGCCCCTCGCGCACGCAGCTGCTGCCCATCGGGGAAGGGCTGCTGCTCACGAGAGTGGCGGCGCCCGCTGCTGTGAAGAGGGGTAAGAGCAACTGGATTGTGAAGGTGGATCAGTGCACCGGCGAAGAGCATGTGTTCAGGGTCAGATCCTCTGTGGGGAGATCCATCAGAGCTTGA